In the genome of Candoia aspera isolate rCanAsp1 chromosome 4, rCanAsp1.hap2, whole genome shotgun sequence, the window GCTCCGTTCTTATACAATTACATAAAATCTGTTCAGAAATACATATCGTTTTGGAAAATACATCTCAATTACATGCTTCAAGGTAAAACAGAGAGACATATATATCCATAATcttggagaaaataaataaaaaataaatacatctcagTGAATACTTTCAtcctgattctttaaaaaaaacttgttcagATATCTATTAGAGCAAGACTACCCTGCTTCATTTGAATTATTCTACAGTATAACAGCAGGACTCATTGAGAACTCTGCATATACTCATATCGGAGCATAACTCTAGTTGCAATGTTGGAGACCTTGGGGAAGTAGCAATCCTCACCCTGCTGTGTCATTAATTCTTTTATCTCTCTCATTGCTGGAGCTGTGGGGATATTAAGTCAAGAACTATGGATATTGTTTCATGAGTAAAGAATGGGCCTACACTTTCCAAAGAGTTTCTCTACACCAGATCTGATCTCTTTGTTTCTCAGGCTGTAGATGATTGGGTTTAACATTGGAGTTAAAATGCTATACTGGATAGAGATCACTTTGTCCAGATCCATGAGTGATTCTGAACTTGGCTTCATATAGCGAACAAAAGCTGTAATATAAAATAAGCCTACCACAATGAGATGGGAGCTGCAGGTGGAGAAAGCTTTCTGCCTGCCTTCTGCTGAATGAATTTTCAAGATGGCAGAAATAATATATATGTAAGAGACCAGAGTGAAAAGAAATGAACTAAAACCAAATGCCAACACAAATATTAGAAGAACAATGAAATTAGTGAGAGTGTCCGCACAAGACAAGGCCAAGAGTGAAGGAAGCTCACAATTATAGTGTCTGATGATATTGTTGTTGCAAAACTGAAGATTTAGCAAAGGCAGGACATTCCCTGTAGCACACAAGGAACCCAGGAGCCAAGCTCCACCCATCATTTTATTGCATATCTCTTTTGTCAAGTATCTGCTGTAATGCAATGGGTCGCATATAGCAACGTATCGATCATAACCCATTGCTGAGAGGATGAACACTTCTGTACAACatgtttgcagaaaaaaaaagatctgggCAATGCATCCTTCCCAGGAAATGGTTTTCTGCTTTGTTATGAAGTTTGCCAGCATCCTGGGAACAGTGACTGAGGAATAGCAGATGTCAACAAAAGctaaatggctgagaaagaagaACATGGGGGTCTGAAGGTGAAGCTCAGACTTGATCACCAATATAATTACAAGATTACCCAATATGGTGACTAAAAATATGaccatgaagaagaaaagaagaaaatcctctATGTGTGGATCATTGGAGAGTCCCAACAGGATAAACTCTGTTATTACAGAGTGATTTTCCTGCCCAGAGGATTCAGGAATCATAGGATCTgtcagaaaagaaagcaaaaatgatAAAACATCAAATTAAAATTGAAAACTACGTAAGAATGCATTATGTTGCATTTCctacttttcatttctttcaccaAAGGACAaatttaacttgtttttttttcattttcatgatgTGTTTAGCTGTTTTCATGAGAAAATCCATTAATTATTCTTAAAAGTACTTGTTCTTAATATTGTTTTGTGTATCCATCTGTCCACGTATGAAGTGAGCCATCTCCCAAGTTTACTGCatagaaaataaagtttattgcacatgaataataaaaacaaacacattgcATTTGATTTAAATGGCTCTTTATTAGGTACAAATGCATTATGTCAAGAAATAACTGGTCTTAAGGAAAACATTGATACAGATTATGGCAAATTTCTACTTGTCCAGAGGGCAGAGATTTCAGGACATTCAAACGTGAAATGTGAAACTATTGTGCTAGAAGTTCTTTTTAGTTTGGAagacttcttcccttcccttcccttcccttcccttcccttccctaacTGGTAACTGGTAACTGGTGACTGGTGACTGGTGACTGGTGACTGGTAACTGGTAACTGGTAACTGGTAACTGGTAACTGGTAACTGATAAATCATGATGGTTAGTTTTTTTTATCCTTAGCCAAGTCTGGCAAAATGAAGTATATGTTGTGAAAAAATCGAAAAAGGAAACTTTACATAACCTTTGAAGATTTTGCAAAATATCTAAATGGACGTGATATATACATCATATTTGTTTCTTCCAAAAGAGGGGAAGATTGTCTGGCAATTTATAGAtagacccagacccagacccagacccagacccagacacagacacagacacagacacagacacagacacagacacagacacagacacagacaataTAGGTGATATATAGATATTGATATAGTTGATagagatgtagatatagatagatattaaGCATTCCATGTTTAGCCCTCTAGTTTTACTCTAAACACCTGCTTATAGAGAATGTACCAACATGTAACTCAAGGGAAAAATATACTGAATGTTAAGAATGAGCAGAAATGGTCTTGATGACCCCCTAAAACAAAGTTCTGTGCAATAatgatttatatttaaaagcCAAAATAACCCAATTAAAGTGTTGCAATTCAAATTAGATTTGATTGAAAGAGTATTTTGAGAAAGCCTTTCCATCTGTTTCCCAGTCATTTTATTAGTTAATTCTGTTGACTGTTGCACTAAAGTGTGAAAAAAGAACCAACCTCTATTGGAGAACTATCTTGTTcataaaaatgctttatttccTCTAACTCCCAGTCCACATGAAATGTGCATTTACCTTGTAGGATGTAGTTTCGTTGCAGGAGAGAAACCCTCTGCATCCTTGCCACCCTTGTCTAAATGTGAGGGAGCCTTTCTTGGAGCAAGATAATAAAAAAGGCCTGAGTTCATACCATATTCCTTCTGGAATTCAGGGCAGAGGAAACCAATTGGGAATCCATCATCCCCAGATAAAAATATATGCAGGGTAGATAtgtcaaaatattttcctttgctttgcttttcctttttttcatttatgaaaatattttaaaatttatagttgACTTGTTATTGATTTTTTAATCAATACACAAAAATGAATAGTTTATGAAAGGAATGCATATTTCTGAATTAAACCAAGTTTTACTCACCccattcccaccccccacccccaaaaaagaaaacagtgaagaaTGAAAATCATGAGGAAATGGAGAACATGTTTGAGCAAGCCTAAGTTcaacctgagagccagtttggtgtagttgttaaagaatcaggctagaaactggaggaccatgagttctagtcctgccttaggcatgaagttaGCTGGGTGATCATGGGAGGGTcagtctccctcagccctaggaagaaggaaatggcaaaccatttctgaaagtttgccaagaaaattgcagagataAGTCAaggcagttaccaggagccaacactgacttgaagatgcatggacacacacacacatacacacacacagaaacatggACATGCAGAGAGAGGGGgaggctgaaagagagagaggagggtgAGCTTGTTTTGAATTTATGAGGAATAGCAGATGTCAACAAAAGTTAAATGGATGAGAAAGAAGAACATGGGGATCTGAAGGTGAACCTCGGACTTGGTATAATTAAATTATATCAACAGAGCAATATGAAAGGTTCTTATCTCAtcattgattgattcattgattgattatgtgccatcaagtgattgccaactcccagcagccacatagatagattttctccatgatgacatgtcctgtcctatcttagagtgaagaatcatgctgagacagtatcttggtctctagtgtttattgacctactctagtagacagaaaatcctgccaaactgaaagactgtgggaaacccacacagataaacccaaaactcaggACGGGTCTCCTCTGAATTTctctgaaggaaagttcaaagcctttgaaagaaagctccatgcatttttccccctggatagagtccccctcctgctcaccattagtATGCATGACATGTCCCTAATACAGTCTTTCAGGTCAAGTTAATATTATTTCAGGATCGAGGAATGGGATTATACGTTCCAAACAGTTTCACCAGGGCATGTTTCATCTCTTTGTTGTTCAGGCTATATATGATTGGGTTTAAAAGGGGAGTAAAAATACTGTACTGAATGGAGATCACTTTGTCCAGATTAATGAGTGATTCTGAATTTGGCTTAATATACCGGAAGAAACctgtaatataaaataaaccTACCACAATGAGATGGGAGCTGCAAGTGGAAAAAGCTTTTTGCCTACCTTCTGCTGAATTAATTTTCAGGACAGCAGAAATAATATAAACGTAAGAGACCAGAGTGATAAGAAACGAGCTGAATCCAACCGCCAACAATGATATAAGAAGAATGATGTAATTAGTGAGTGTCCCTGTACAAGACAAGGCCAAGAGTGAAGGAAGCTCACAAACATAATGTGTGATGATATTCTTGCTGCAAAAATGGATATTTAGCAAAGGTAGGACATTCACTATAGCATAAAAGAATCCCAGGAGCCAAGCTCCACCCACCAGTTTATTGCATATCTCTTTTGACAAGTATCTGTTGTAATGCAGGGGGGCACATACAGCCACATATCGATCATAACCCATTGCTGAGAGGATGAACACTTCTGTACAAGCTGTTTGCAAAATGAAGAAGATCTGTGCAATGCATCCTTCCCAGGAAATGGTTTTCTGCTTTGTTACGAAGTTTGCCAGCATCTTGGGAACAGTGACTGAGGAATAGCAGATGTCAACAAAAGctaaatggctgagaaagaagaACATGGGCATCTGAAGGTGAAGCTGAGACTTGATCACCAATATAACAATTACATTTCCCAAGATGGTGACTAAAAAAATGatcatgaagaagaaaagaagaaaaccctCTATGTGTGGATCATTGGAGAATCCCAACAGGATAAATTCTCTTATTACAGTTTGATTTTTCAGCCCAGAAGATTCAGAAAACATAGGATCTgtcaaaaataaaacacagttaaTGATATCGTTTACAAACATAAAAATGAACTCCAGTTAAACATTCATATTAATTTAAGGATGACATTTTACTCCAGttcaatactgaaaattcaagtgtaatgtacagtatgcttctgttttcttttcttttctttttctttttatatgtttCACCAAATGGAAAATTTGGCATTTAAATGTTGTCTTTCTCAATTCATTGATAATGACAACAAATATTTCCTGTGAATACCATTTGCATCCCCATCTATGCATTTGTAAAATGAGTTAAATTCATACATCATGTCAAGAGAAATTGTTCCTAAACAAAATGTTGATTGATATTATCTCAGACATTTGTTTCTTCAGAATTCCAAAATGGAGGGATTTCATGACATTGAAGTGTAAATTGTAGTGCTATCCATTCTGTTTAACTTGGCCACACTTGTCCTCTCTATACAGGTATCCACTGATCTGCTCTTTCTTTGTTCTGTATGCTTTCTTCCCCCatcttttttgaccccttctgcCCTCCCAAAAACTGTCATACTAGTCAGGGTGGATGTAATTATATAGAAACAACcactctgatttttttccattggCTGCAACAAAAAAGGGGTTTGttatttccttcttccagaatcttttgttttcttttgtttttcagcttctgagctcttgggtttttgcttttgttttggctCCCACTCCCACAGATGCTAATTAGTTATGTGATgtgatgctgattttttttttttagagtagcCAAGGGTAGATAGTGGAGTCTGcagtgcaaaatggagaaagaaaatttCATAGAtcattcaaatacatttttgtaaatCTGAATCGATGAATGGACAAAGTCGACTATCATAGGACCCAAAGATGAGTCCTATTTTTTACTCTGAGTTCTTTTAATAGGTACCTGACATGAAACTcaacaaggagaaggaggaggggagggggagggggagggggaggaattgTGGTAGGAGGAACCCTGATCACTAAAAATGAGCAAATTAAGCCTAGCTGAACCCTTAAAACCATGGTCTGTGTCAGTAATGATCTAGTTATAATAGCCACAGTAACCCAATCCATATACTCAGTTCATCAGTTTCCCAATCATTCTTATCATTAATTCATTGGAAAGCTCTTTGGGCTAAATATGAAAAGACAAGAAAGAAAGGGATACAGAACTAGCTTCTTGAAATAGATAAAATTGCTTTCTTTGTtgtaaaaacagcttttaaaaaagcaattaccTTGAAGGAAGCAGTTACCCTGTAGCTGACAAATGCTTTGCATCTTACTTTAATCTTTGCAACCTGCATGTTAAGAGTCTGTGAGTCTGATTTGGAGCAAGATGATAAAAAAGGACGTGACCTCATCCTTCATTCCTTCTGGAATTCATGCAATTAAAGCCATCTGGGAATACATATTCCCCAACCAACAGTATGTCCTGTTTTAATGAGTCAAAAAGATATTTTGcttcccccccctcctttttcttAATTGTCATACTGTGATAACATCTAAAATGtctttaaattgtttttcatGTTTCAAGACAAGACAGGATCCAGGACTGGTTGGACTTTAGTAGATTCTATATGAGTTActtcaggaaaaaacaaaacaaaactgtatacTCTAAAATCTAATGCAGCAATTCAGAAGGGCTTTTCTTTAtttatgttttgaattttattgccacccatctcacttgaaaAGCTACTTTTCTTCTGCTTAATGTAGATACTGTACTTACTGAGACACTGAAACTGCTTGAAAGCTTTTGTGGAACAGGGCTACCTTGTTTTCCCAAAAAATCAGATTTTCAGCCTTTGGTTAAAATGCCTGTTGCTGGAATAATGCCTTTCTTCATCACAGTTACTAAACTTTTGAATACATCATAATTGTCAGAGGAGGGTGGGTGGAATGGGCAAGGCATTCTCATTCAGAGTAGTTAGATTctccaagatgatgatgatgatgatgatgatgatgcctgtTTTAGTGAGTAACACCACAAGAATAATTGGATTAACATGATCCCATCACTTTGgtctctttttgtttttgagcCAGTTGGAGAAAAGTTGAAAAGGTCATCTAGAAATTCAATGAAGCAATAgtactactttttttaaaaaaaatgtttatttatcacCTTTAAACTGTTATATCATTATGTCTAATATTGGTATAATATTAAagaatgatattttatttatattattgtatcaCTTGATATTATTGCAAATTTAGAAGCAGGTTATTTTGCCCCTGAGCTCCACTTTGGCACAAACAGCCCATGGGATGTTTCAGTCTTGAAATATCTGGGTGTGGAAAGCTTTGCAAATCCATGCAGTACTGATAGCTAAAATGAAAAGGTAAATTATTCTACCTCATACATATGTGCTATGGTTTCACATCTTTTGGCAGATTTGGAAATAAATCAAAACACACATTTAAATGTTCCAGAAGTACCTACTTCTCTAAAAATTAGCAAAATAGGTTTGGCCTGTGGTGAACCTGGTGACGGTAAAATCCTGATCatgtttctcccccaccccccaggaaaaAGGCACATTGTGTTTAAATGGACCTTTTATCTGTGGGtgtcttcaagtcattgttgactcctggcaattgcctggacaagttcctgaagTATTCTTAGCAgaaattcagaagtggtttgcaattgccttcttcctaagatgagagagagtgactggcccaaagtcacccagctggctttgtgggacTAGAACgcaaggtctcccagtttctagtctggtgccttaaccactaaaccaaagtGGCTCTCCTGAAGTGGACTTATTCCCTAGTAATTCTGTTAAGAAACTAAGCCTAAATTATTATTCTTAAATTAGATGGACAAAGAGCTGCAGTCTCCAAGAAATTCTGCTACTTGACTGCTGCTATAAAAGGCTATGgagagttcattttttttcctttctccccacAAATAGTTCCTGCTGTCCCTTCTGCTAATGGTAGAACTGAAAGGAAAGATAACTCCAAATTGTAGGAGTTTGGAAGCTGTCTAATTCAGCATATCTTGCCTAGGAATTAAAGGATTTTGCCACTCATTCTTGCAGAAGAAGAGTTGGCCAGAGTACTTGACTTTTTCATTCTTGTCACCTGGAAAAAAACAATCTGCACAAAGTAATTTTTGCAATTTTGGTTGGAAGTACAGAAAATATCTTATTGCAGACAAGATATTGACTAAAAGGAActagtcttttatttttttgcatttacTCAAGCACCCTCAAGTGTTCAAAGCAATTCATGTAATATCTAATTGTGTTTATATGTACCTATAGAGGTACATATAACCCACTCCAAATTCACTAGATGGCTGTTCTCCCAAGTGTCCAAgaagtgatcaggtgctcagataattgtttcttttagatccagagacagcAAGCACACCAGTGGATCAAGAGAGTTTAAgatttattattaacttaagcaaacagatttaaacagaaacagtttaggtagattaaacagaagcataaacagcatagcataaagaaaaaaaaaataatcataacataccaagcaagttgttACCCAATCTCCTGCAGGCtctcaggagccccttaataaggatGGCAGAGATATCCCAGGAcagctccatttccacagcacccagcactcaggtctgtgcagaagctcccaaactcaaaaggctaTCCTCAgattttatcaaagtctggccctaaaaccttgtCACTCTGTTTCCATGGTGCAGAGGCTGCAGGGCCTGACCTTGACTGGACAgctcccagggtctggagcacctgtttatgacataaagAGCCTGGGGAGctgtacagataagctagtgcttaacaaaaacaatattggggttttctcttctcccccgcccccacatttcaaacagaaataaaaaacaagccagataaacattagtataactcaaaataaactctaagcttctttgtgtgaaggagagaatcaaaatatgtcacttaaaatccttgaaataacaatggtgttccacattgccactatactggcttacaaaaatacatacaaatcaccaaaagaatttaaaatctgccccccccaaaaaaaaaacctaacaagaCAGAATGCtgaaaaaatccaaaaaatgtaaatattttcgTCTCCAGAATTGAGTTAACCCAAATGAATAAGCCTCCcatagattttttaaagattttttttaaaattctgcctttattatttttataaataactcaaggcaatatctaatgttctttccttctcctattttccccacaacaacaaccctgtgaggggagttcggctgagagagagagactggcccaaagtcacccaactgactTTCATGACTaagatggaactagaactcatagtctcctggtttctagcctggcatctaaaccactagaccaaatgatGTCAACACCCATCACCGAGTACAAAGTCTCAACCATGAAAGGTTTGAACTTTTCATATATCTACACTTTTCCACCCTTCCAACTGTATCCTGAGATCAGATCCTGATCCCCAGTTGAAGATCAGTGTAAAGGAGAGGTCTTACATGCTGCTTTCACCAGGTTTCTGTGGAACCTGGTGCATCTTAAGAATTCCTTACATCCCATTTCCCAAATATTCTATGTCTGGATATATAGTAACACATAATCTCTAAGCATGATTTAGTCTCCCAGGCCAGTTCATTCAAGATATAGTTtcggaaaacaaagaaatattcaTGAAATTActagaaaagaaaacatgaagaaTTGTTCACTAGGACTTTGTTGCTCTTGATCAACAAATTACAAAGAATATGTCTTTTCAGaatttgtaataaatataaaGTTGCCCATGAAGCACATAGAAATGGCCAGTTAATCCTTCTGTGTGCAGGTCTATCCATTTGAAATTATATGGATTAGGACTAGAAATGTTATTAAGACAGCAgaagcaactgaaaaaaaatagcTCCATGATAAATATATGTAAAACATATGTACATTTTCTAGGAATGTCCTAACTGACCATCTTGTGAAGATACAAAACTGTTGGGTTTTATAAGCAGGATGTATTATTTCTAAATTCTGATAAGAAATAATAGATCCCAAATCCCAGATAAATGTGCAGAACATAAAATGGTGTAGAATTCATTGCATCATCTATTTTGTTTCAATCTTGCAGCTCAGttcttatataaatataataaaatatgtttagaaataaatatgttcTTAGGGGAGGATGGATTTAATTTACATACTATAAAGGaaaagagatgggggaagagagatgGATActatgagaggaaaaaaatcacaaacttaTTTGAATCTCAGTGGATACTTCCattttgattctttaaaaaaactgctcAGATGGATATTAGAGCAAGACACACAGTGTTAGGGATTTGGGGATGTAGAACCCAACACCCCTGCTGtgtcattaatttttatttttctctcttattgTTGATGTTGTAAGGATATTAAGTCAAAAACTGTGAATATAGTTCATGGGCAAATAATGGGCCTACACTTTCCAAAGAGTTTCTCTACACCAGATACGATCTCTTTGTTTTTCAGGCTGTAGATGATTGGGTTTAACATTGGAGTTAAAATACTATACTGGATAGAGATCACTTTGTCCAGATCCCTGAGGGATTCTGAACTTGGCTTCAGGTAACAAAAAAGAGCTGTAATAAAATATAAGCACACCACAATGAGATGGGAGCTGCATGTGGAGAAAGCTTTTTGCCTGCCTTCTGCTGAATGAATTTTCAAGATGGCAGAAATAATATATATGTAAGAGACCA includes:
- the LOC134496531 gene encoding olfactory receptor 5A2-like; protein product: MFSESSGLKNQTVIREFILLGFSNDPHIEGFLLFFFMIIFLVTILGNVIVILVIKSQLHLQMPMFFFLSHLAFVDICYSSVTVPKMLANFVTKQKTISWEGCIAQIFFILQTACTEVFILSAMGYDRYVAVCAPLHYNRYLSKEICNKLVGGAWLLGFFYAIVNVLPLLNIHFCSKNIITHYVCELPSLLALSCTGTLTNYIILLISLLAVGFSSFLITLVSYVYIISAVLKINSAEGRQKAFSTCSSHLIVVGLFYITGFFRYIKPNSESLINLDKVISIQYSIFTPLLNPIIYSLNNKEMKHALVKLFGTYNPIPRS
- the LOC134496530 gene encoding olfactory receptor 5AR1-like, whose amino-acid sequence is MIPESSGQENHSVITEFILLGLSNDPHIEDFLLFFFMVIFLVTILGNLVIILVIKSELHLQTPMFFFLSHLAFVDICYSSVTVPRMLANFITKQKTISWEGCIAQIFFFLQTCCTEVFILSAMGYDRYVAICDPLHYSRYLTKEICNKMMGGAWLLGSLCATGNVLPLLNLQFCNNNIIRHYNCELPSLLALSCADTLTNFIVLLIFVLAFGFSSFLFTLVSYIYIISAILKIHSAEGRQKAFSTCSSHLIVVGLFYITAFVRYMKPSSESLMDLDKVISIQYSILTPMLNPIIYSLRNKEIRSGVEKLFGKCRPILYS